The following is a genomic window from Nymphaea colorata isolate Beijing-Zhang1983 chromosome 3, ASM883128v2, whole genome shotgun sequence.
GTGGGATAAGATGATAACTGGTCTTGCACAGAATGGGTTGGGAGAGGATGCCATTGATTTGTTTAATCAGTTTAAGAAGATGGGATTGAAGCCCGACGGATTTATGTTCATTGGGGTCTTTGCTGCTTGCGCTTCGTTGTTCGCAGTGGATGAGGGGATGCTGCACTTCGAGTCCTTGGGCAACGAGTATGGGATTGTTCCCAGTATGGAGCATTACGTGGCTATTGTAGATATGCTTGGGAAAGCTGGGCATATTGAGGAAGCCCTTGAGTTTATTGAGAACATGCCAGTGGAGCCAACTGTTCATGTTTGGGAGGCATTGATGAATCTTTGTCGAGTTCATGGCTATACAGAACTGGGAGATCGCTGTGCTGAGCTTGTGGGACAGTTAGACCCGTCCAGGTTGACTGAACAGTCTAAGTCTGGTCTTGTGCCTGTGAAGGCTTCAGacttaaagaaagagaaagaggctAAAAGAAAAGCCAGCCAAAATTTGTTAGAGAGCAGGACTAGGGTTCACGAATATAGGGCTGGGGATACATCCCACCCTGAAAAGGACAGAATTTACGCACAGTTAAGAGCCTTGAGTGGTCCGATGAAGGAGTCAGGATACTTGCCTGATACGAGATTTGTACTGCATGATATAGATCAAGAGGCAAAGGAGGAAGCATTGCTTTATCACAGCGAGAGGCTGGCCCTCGCTTATGGGCTCCTTAGTAGCCCTGCTTGTTCACCTATCCGAATAATTAAGAACCTCCGCATATGTGGTGATTGCCACAGCGCTTTAAAGATCGCATCAAAGATTGTTGGCCGTGAACTTATTGTCAGAGATGCTAAGAGATTTCACCATTTCAAGGATGGGGTGTGTTCTTGCAGGGACTACTGGTAAAATACGGTGGTTGGTTGCAAGCTTTACTATTTATCAGACATCTTCTCTGGGCCTCGAAGATATTTATTCAATTCCTTCATCTTGATAGAGATCGGcgattttttatttctaaggTACGCATCGTCTGGTTACCGTCCTGGCATCTTAACGCGGGGTTCTTGTATGAGTGGGTCTCCTAATACTCTTGTAAACGACAGTGAGTGTCAATCATCTGGTTCAAGCTGTTGGCACTTACAcataaatttttgataaaatagaGACGTAAAACAACCAAAGTGGATGCACTTCCATACGGTGGAACTAAAGTTTTTTTAGACAGTTTCTTTGTTGTGC
Proteins encoded in this region:
- the LOC116250026 gene encoding pentatricopeptide repeat-containing protein At4g32450, mitochondrial-like is translated as MFRRRVTILILRSISTVSRSSHSSLTQSSALRDANPLNVANSDHSDPSARFLPFAGLRPFVRFVGTAAAAVGEPFQINPTNFNEYPDRFQPTNYGFGSQMSGTVPGPELVPTIEDQPAEGDGYKGTIDEMEAFCKEGKMKEAVEVLSLLEKQGTPVDLQSCLRLLKACGDEKFLEGAKAVHDHMVRSWPSIEVKVYNRIIDAYSKCGSMDDAYQVFEKMPERNLTTWDKMITGLAQNGLGEDAIDLFNQFKKMGLKPDGFMFIGVFAACASLFAVDEGMLHFESLGNEYGIVPSMEHYVAIVDMLGKAGHIEEALEFIENMPVEPTVHVWEALMNLCRVHGYTELGDRCAELVGQLDPSRLTEQSKSGLVPVKASDLKKEKEAKRKASQNLLESRTRVHEYRAGDTSHPEKDRIYAQLRALSGPMKESGYLPDTRFVLHDIDQEAKEEALLYHSERLALAYGLLSSPACSPIRIIKNLRICGDCHSALKIASKIVGRELIVRDAKRFHHFKDGVCSCRDYW